One window from the genome of Tolypothrix sp. NIES-4075 encodes:
- a CDS encoding addiction module protein, which translates to MSMHSLLKVDISQLSVAERIQLAEDLWDSILTTPAAVRVSETQQQELDRRLEEYYQNPMQGSSWEQMKQRLGF; encoded by the coding sequence ATGAGTATGCATTCGTTATTGAAAGTTGACATTTCCCAATTAAGTGTAGCCGAGCGCATACAACTTGCCGAGGATTTGTGGGATAGCATCCTCACCACACCTGCGGCAGTTCGTGTCAGTGAAACTCAACAGCAAGAATTAGACCGACGTTTAGAAGAATACTACCAAAACCCAATGCAGGGTTCAAGCTGGGAACAAATGAAGCAAAGGCTGGGTTTTTAA
- a CDS encoding two-partner secretion domain-containing protein produces the protein MFQNKNSCFWQLGLAISFAIGGAIASGFADSAFAQSLIIPDSTLGNESSRVVPNEFGGSTEVLMGGARRGNNLFHSFLELNVSEGRSAFFLSPSNIQNIITRVTGRNRSEILGTLGTFQMIDGTPAVSNANLFLINPNGIVFGPNGVLSLGGSFVGSTASSIKFADGTQFSATAPKTTPLLTVSVPIGLQFGRTARDIQVQGGIAVEPGKTLALIGGNVTLDGGLLTAPVGQIILGGILGEGTIRLNLDSNNLPFIFPNNVSLGDISLSRGAVVGVSVEGEGSGNIQVQGNRVILADGSGLVAQTRGSQNGKGISIQAEQLTIKDGSQVSASTRGAGSGGNLTVNASESVQVTGTNADGLPSALFTQTLGAGAAGNLTINTAKLIVENGANIAASAFVGSQGSGGTLNVTASDLVKLSGTSIINGMPSGLFTQTLSSGDAGSLTINTRQLIVEDGAVVTASTGINSTGKGGNLAVRASDSVELSGTAPNSQSGSGLFSLTRGTGDAGSLMITTPELIVRDGAQVTVESLGSGNAGNLQIQARSIQLDTTGKLTAQTTSGQGGNISINDADLLLLRHNSQISTNADTSQLGADVAGGNINIDSKLIVALLEENSDITANAFRGRGGNINITTQGLFGIQRRERQTPQSDITASSQLGVNGTIQINTPDIDPNREILILPAQVLDVSRQIAQSCGGNRGTTNEFIVTGRGGLPLSPDDFLSSDVVWSDTRLIATGEKPSSKTTATISSRPDTVEIIPATGWVFNDKGEVTLIADAPNGTRYGLKSTYVPCYAPKQ, from the coding sequence ATGTTTCAAAATAAGAACAGTTGTTTTTGGCAACTGGGGTTAGCAATTTCTTTCGCAATTGGTGGGGCAATTGCCTCTGGTTTTGCAGATAGTGCCTTTGCCCAAAGCCTCATTATTCCTGATAGCACTTTAGGAAATGAAAGTTCTCGTGTTGTACCAAACGAGTTTGGTGGTTCTACTGAAGTGTTAATGGGTGGAGCAAGGCGAGGTAACAATCTATTCCACAGTTTTTTGGAACTTAATGTTAGTGAAGGACGCAGCGCCTTTTTTTTGAGTCCCAGTAATATTCAGAATATTATAACAAGGGTGACGGGTAGGAACCGCTCGGAAATTCTCGGCACTCTTGGGACTTTCCAGATGATTGATGGCACTCCTGCTGTTTCTAATGCCAATTTATTTTTGATTAATCCTAATGGAATTGTCTTTGGACCAAATGGTGTACTAAGTTTGGGTGGTTCCTTTGTGGGTAGTACAGCTAGCAGCATCAAGTTTGCTGATGGTACCCAATTCAGTGCTACTGCTCCCAAAACAACACCCTTGCTAACGGTGAGTGTACCCATTGGGCTGCAATTTGGCAGGACTGCAAGAGATATTCAAGTGCAAGGGGGAATAGCGGTAGAGCCTGGTAAAACCTTGGCATTAATTGGTGGCAATGTCACCCTAGATGGCGGACTTCTAACAGCTCCAGTTGGTCAGATCATTTTAGGAGGGATACTTGGAGAGGGAACGATCAGGTTGAACCTTGATAGTAATAACCTGCCCTTTATTTTTCCCAATAACGTATCCCTAGGTGATATATCACTTAGTCGCGGTGCGGTAGTTGGTGTTAGTGTCGAAGGCGAAGGCAGCGGCAATATTCAGGTGCAAGGCAACCGTGTCATCCTTGCTGATGGGTCAGGACTTGTCGCACAGACTCGGGGAAGTCAAAATGGCAAAGGAATCTCTATCCAGGCTGAACAGTTGACTATTAAAGATGGCTCGCAAGTATCAGCTTCTACTAGAGGTGCTGGGTCAGGGGGAAATTTAACAGTGAATGCCTCTGAATCTGTACAAGTGACGGGAACTAATGCAGATGGCTTGCCCAGCGCTTTGTTCACTCAAACTCTTGGTGCAGGTGCAGCTGGCAACTTGACGATTAACACAGCCAAGTTAATTGTCGAGAACGGGGCAAACATAGCAGCTAGTGCTTTTGTGGGTAGCCAAGGTTCGGGGGGAACGTTGAACGTGACAGCCTCAGATTTGGTAAAACTCAGTGGAACTTCGATAATTAATGGGATGCCTAGCGGTTTGTTCACTCAAACTCTAAGTAGTGGAGATGCGGGTTCCTTGACGATTAACACACGTCAGTTGATTGTCGAGGATGGAGCAGTGGTAACAGCTAGTACTGGTATAAATAGCACGGGCAAGGGGGGAAATCTTGCAGTACGTGCCAGCGATTCTGTTGAACTAAGTGGAACAGCACCAAATAGTCAGTCTGGCAGTGGCTTGTTTTCTCTGACTCGCGGTACTGGAGATGCGGGTTCTTTGATGATTACCACACCTGAGTTGATTGTTCGGGATGGGGCACAAGTGACTGTGGAAAGTTTAGGATCGGGGAATGCTGGTAATCTTCAAATACAAGCCCGCTCTATTCAGTTGGATACAACAGGAAAACTAACGGCTCAAACCACATCAGGTCAAGGCGGAAATATTTCAATAAACGATGCAGATTTATTGTTGTTACGCCACAACAGTCAGATATCCACAAACGCAGACACTTCACAGCTTGGTGCGGATGTTGCTGGTGGCAATATAAATATCGACTCCAAATTGATTGTCGCTCTCCTAGAAGAAAATAGTGACATCACTGCCAATGCTTTCAGGGGTCGGGGAGGAAATATTAATATTACAACTCAAGGTCTGTTTGGCATCCAGCGTCGTGAAAGACAAACTCCCCAGAGTGACATTACTGCCAGTTCTCAACTGGGGGTAAATGGTACCATACAAATCAACACGCCGGATATTGACCCAAATCGCGAGATACTTATATTACCAGCACAAGTCCTCGATGTCTCAAGACAAATTGCTCAAAGCTGTGGTGGCAATAGAGGAACAACTAATGAATTTATCGTCACCGGACGCGGTGGGTTGCCCCTTAGTCCTGACGACTTTCTCAGCAGTGATGTGGTTTGGTCAGATACTCGCTTAATTGCCACAGGTGAAAAGCCTAGTTCAAAAACTACAGCAACCATATCCTCTCGCCCTGATACGGTGGAGATTATTCCGGCAACTGGCTGGGTATTCAATGATAAGGGTGAGGTTACGCTGATTGCCGATGCACCCAATGGGACTCGTTACGGTTTAAAGTCTACTTATGTTCCCTGCTATGCACCCAAACAATAG
- a CDS encoding restriction endonuclease subunit R, which produces MTTTLDARNLSLKQVRQLFKFEEQFNNSFTSLLSLESLTEFEQQELVQIRNIFQEYYSEGKISEGQIKFLFLAPLMKLAGFYHPRIKITLEENIADISVEDEDTIVKGRMDILAVNKTEGRTTTTPFWILVIEAKNSSLNAFDGLPQLLAYAYKGIEQETSVWGLTTNGMDYQFVYIQQGNPPIYQLLPKLDITRVESSIELLQVLKAICKLYNII; this is translated from the coding sequence ATGACTACAACTTTAGACGCTAGAAATCTCAGCTTAAAACAAGTTCGGCAGCTTTTCAAATTTGAAGAGCAATTCAATAACTCATTTACATCATTACTATCTCTGGAATCTCTAACAGAGTTTGAACAGCAAGAACTAGTGCAAATCCGAAATATCTTTCAGGAATACTATTCAGAAGGTAAAATATCCGAAGGACAAATAAAGTTTCTTTTTCTAGCTCCGTTGATGAAGTTAGCAGGCTTTTATCATCCGAGGATTAAAATAACTTTAGAAGAAAATATTGCTGACATATCCGTTGAAGATGAAGATACAATCGTCAAAGGACGAATGGATATTTTGGCAGTCAATAAGACTGAAGGAAGAACCACGACTACACCATTTTGGATATTGGTGATTGAAGCTAAAAATAGTAGCCTCAATGCTTTTGATGGTTTACCTCAATTGCTCGCTTATGCTTATAAAGGCATAGAACAAGAAACATCAGTTTGGGGATTAACTACTAACGGTATGGATTATCAGTTTGTCTACATCCAGCAAGGAAATCCGCCAATTTATCAATTATTGCCAAAACTAGATATTACTCGTGTAGAATCTTCGATTGAGCTATTGCAAGTTTTGAAAGCAATTTGCAAGCTATATAATATTATTTAA
- a CDS encoding molybdopterin-dependent oxidoreductase — MRLNRDLEKLILTTLFVCLQSCTTNPTDAQLKAWRKQASDRNAQIVAANTNKEKPSQWNLEIQGETATGKPVELNWQQLHVLATEQVKTPDPTNIIQPNQVFDFRGIKVATLIKQFGVASDVSDVTFVGFDSYHTTILLQDLQAYPIILAIAKNNKPIKRDEGGPIYLVFPFAQYPQLRQKYNETNWAFYVSHMIFGTEKARVRVNKRELDLATLDKLPQVTINETVGYRLGWSSGKVKLHGVRLRDVLKFAGEKLPEQGKVKIRGKARFYDDAANLVRLSYSEMRECDVILATKWGNERQLIPAKMGGPVTLAFGSQCPSKTNQTHWVKFVEELTTAQ; from the coding sequence ATGCGCTTGAATCGAGATTTAGAAAAATTAATTTTGACGACGTTGTTTGTCTGCTTGCAAAGTTGTACAACCAATCCAACCGATGCTCAATTAAAAGCATGGCGCAAACAAGCAAGCGATCGCAATGCTCAAATTGTGGCAGCTAATACCAACAAAGAAAAGCCGAGTCAGTGGAATCTTGAAATCCAAGGTGAAACAGCGACGGGAAAACCTGTGGAATTAAATTGGCAACAATTACATGTATTAGCAACCGAACAAGTCAAGACACCAGATCCAACTAATATCATCCAGCCGAATCAGGTTTTTGATTTTCGTGGAATTAAAGTCGCTACACTTATAAAACAGTTCGGTGTTGCCAGCGATGTTTCGGATGTGACTTTTGTTGGCTTTGACTCGTATCATACAACAATACTATTGCAGGATTTGCAAGCATACCCGATTATTTTGGCGATCGCTAAAAATAACAAACCAATTAAGCGCGATGAAGGCGGACCGATTTACTTAGTGTTTCCTTTTGCTCAGTATCCCCAACTCCGGCAAAAGTATAACGAAACAAACTGGGCATTTTACGTCAGCCATATGATATTCGGTACCGAAAAAGCGCGAGTGCGTGTAAATAAACGCGAACTCGACTTAGCCACCTTGGACAAATTACCCCAAGTCACCATTAATGAAACTGTTGGCTACAGGTTAGGCTGGTCGAGTGGCAAAGTTAAACTACATGGAGTACGTCTGCGCGATGTCCTCAAGTTTGCAGGTGAAAAGCTACCTGAACAGGGGAAAGTTAAGATTCGTGGTAAGGCGCGATTTTACGATGATGCTGCTAATTTAGTTCGGTTGAGTTATAGTGAAATGCGCGAGTGTGATGTTATTTTGGCGACAAAATGGGGAAATGAGCGTCAGCTAATTCCGGCGAAAATGGGTGGTCCGGTGACGCTTGCTTTTGGTTCTCAGTGTCCATCCAAAACCAACCAAACGCACTGGGTAAAGTTCGTAGAAGAATTAACTACAGCACAATGA
- a CDS encoding DUF928 domain-containing protein — MKYQIWTKYISVVAIVALVLPAGCSIKMPADVSTIMLVQAKSSQSNYTKSMLQGYNATKQRNYLAALNYFQQALQAKPGDTYAAIAIGNIQSYIQRDRLLNSKSRRNILYIPPNFDFGQPGRLIPAGTRTQKLPDNETVIGLGNNNQQSSVQAVEQSGAAVNNRTNAGASNGSRTFNPPAGLGIPRRRVSAGTRGVNSCTSSNQQVIALAPLEDPEITTFSHPQLFFYVPQTNAQALELVIQDENQEVINKATFKTPAKSGIVSVIPANSTPELKIGKTYRWFFSAVCDQKERSRDLVVQGSIVRLAPDEKLQRDLASSNMRERANIYALSGSFTDALTNLWQLRRQRPNDAELKTDWQDLLRSVNLGGIADAPLIECCKNQ; from the coding sequence GTGAAATACCAAATCTGGACAAAATACATCAGCGTTGTCGCAATTGTTGCCTTGGTATTACCTGCTGGCTGCTCCATCAAGATGCCAGCAGATGTTTCCACAATTATGCTGGTGCAAGCGAAATCTAGCCAAAGCAACTATACTAAGTCTATGCTACAGGGTTATAATGCCACAAAGCAAAGAAATTACTTAGCTGCTTTAAATTATTTCCAACAAGCATTACAGGCAAAACCTGGGGATACATATGCAGCGATCGCTATTGGCAATATTCAAAGTTATATCCAACGCGATCGCCTCCTCAATAGCAAATCAAGACGCAATATTTTATATATACCTCCTAACTTCGACTTCGGGCAACCCGGACGATTGATCCCCGCAGGAACGCGGACGCAAAAACTACCAGACAACGAAACGGTAATAGGTTTAGGTAATAATAATCAACAGTCTAGTGTTCAGGCGGTAGAGCAGTCCGGTGCTGCCGTCAATAATCGTACAAATGCAGGTGCAAGTAATGGAAGTAGAACATTCAATCCTCCAGCAGGGTTAGGTATACCACGTAGGCGGGTATCAGCAGGAACTAGGGGAGTAAATTCCTGCACATCCAGCAATCAACAAGTTATTGCTCTTGCACCCTTAGAAGATCCTGAAATAACAACTTTCTCTCATCCTCAATTATTTTTCTACGTTCCCCAAACTAATGCTCAAGCACTAGAACTAGTTATACAAGATGAAAACCAGGAGGTAATTAATAAAGCAACTTTTAAAACTCCAGCAAAATCAGGAATTGTCAGCGTAATACCTGCTAATTCAACTCCAGAACTCAAGATTGGCAAAACCTATCGTTGGTTTTTCTCAGCGGTGTGCGATCAAAAAGAGCGCAGCCGAGACTTAGTTGTGCAAGGCTCAATTGTTCGGCTAGCACCAGATGAAAAATTACAAAGAGATTTAGCATCTTCAAATATGCGGGAGCGTGCTAATATCTATGCCTTGTCTGGCTCCTTCACCGATGCTTTGACAAATCTTTGGCAGTTAAGGCGTCAACGTCCTAATGATGCCGAATTAAAAACTGACTGGCAAGATTTGCTGCGATCAGTAAATTTGGGGGGAATTGCCGACGCACCATTAATAGAATGTTGCAAAAACCAGTAA
- a CDS encoding adenylate/guanylate cyclase domain-containing protein: MKFFAFRSIRTRIMAGATLLSIALVGSVVSVWAKTESHLYRQEKLNEAKLFSRVLSTTLFSNHLAEKNWSQIRLNLDLLMKENKDFVYILVSDARMDNQIVGASLRDFQGQYIPDIVPLYVTNIALNLSEKPSIVDTFVLRDIQFLGMMRAKQGDRVMEVASDIQTVTGKKIGTLRFGISLRQVDRVVAYAVNQALMVGAVGLGIGLPCAYILAMRLSKPILELQMSAIKIAAGDLQHRAQIDSVDEIGILAASFNEMTAALQGSFSKLQRTLESFERFVPNKFISAIAPDGIENIHVGVAVKRNMTILFCDIRGYTSMSEVMTPLETFAFLNDYLACMAKAIDQAGGFIDKYIGDAIMALFDDEATDGALKAASLMQEALSKFNYERSQNSLPKIAVGIGIHRGEVVMGTVGYACRIDSTVVGDAVNIASRIEGLTKQYNCGILVTESVVSSLKYPELFALKLIDNAVKVKGKDEAIAIYELQI, encoded by the coding sequence ATGAAATTTTTTGCCTTCCGCTCGATTCGCACCCGGATTATGGCTGGGGCAACACTATTAAGTATCGCCCTCGTGGGGTCAGTAGTTTCGGTTTGGGCAAAAACTGAGAGTCACCTTTACCGTCAGGAGAAGTTGAATGAAGCCAAGTTGTTTTCAAGAGTATTAAGTACTACTTTGTTTAGCAATCATCTGGCAGAAAAGAACTGGAGTCAAATCCGCCTAAATTTAGATTTGCTGATGAAGGAAAACAAAGACTTTGTATATATTCTGGTGTCTGATGCGCGGATGGACAATCAGATTGTCGGTGCATCTTTGCGAGATTTCCAAGGTCAATATATTCCCGATATTGTTCCTTTATATGTGACAAATATTGCATTAAATTTATCGGAAAAGCCCAGTATTGTAGATACATTTGTTCTGCGGGATATTCAGTTTTTGGGCATGATGCGGGCAAAACAAGGCGATCGCGTGATGGAAGTAGCTTCGGATATCCAGACGGTAACAGGTAAAAAGATTGGCACGCTGCGGTTCGGTATTTCTTTACGACAGGTGGATCGCGTTGTTGCTTATGCGGTAAATCAAGCGCTGATGGTAGGGGCTGTAGGACTTGGCATTGGTTTGCCGTGTGCGTATATTCTCGCAATGCGTTTGAGTAAGCCGATACTGGAATTGCAGATGAGTGCAATCAAGATTGCTGCCGGGGATTTGCAACATCGCGCTCAAATAGACAGTGTAGATGAAATTGGTATCTTGGCGGCATCATTTAATGAGATGACGGCTGCATTGCAAGGATCGTTTAGTAAGTTGCAAAGAACGTTAGAATCGTTTGAAAGATTCGTGCCAAATAAGTTTATCAGCGCGATCGCTCCAGATGGAATTGAAAATATTCACGTAGGTGTAGCTGTCAAGCGCAACATGACGATTTTGTTTTGCGATATTCGCGGTTACACTTCGATGTCTGAGGTGATGACACCATTGGAAACTTTTGCGTTTTTAAATGATTACTTGGCTTGTATGGCAAAAGCGATAGATCAAGCCGGCGGATTTATTGATAAGTATATTGGTGATGCGATTATGGCTTTGTTTGATGATGAAGCTACAGATGGGGCACTTAAGGCAGCTTCCTTGATGCAGGAAGCGCTATCAAAGTTTAATTATGAGCGATCCCAAAACAGTTTACCAAAAATCGCTGTCGGAATTGGCATTCATCGCGGCGAAGTAGTAATGGGCACAGTCGGCTATGCTTGTCGCATTGATTCTACGGTGGTGGGTGATGCAGTAAATATCGCCTCGCGCATTGAAGGATTGACTAAGCAGTATAATTGTGGAATTTTGGTAACAGAGTCGGTAGTAAGTAGCTTAAAATACCCAGAATTATTCGCGTTGAAATTAATAGATAATGCAGTCAAGGTGAAGGGTAAAGATGAAGCGATCGCTATTTATGAACTACAAATTTAG
- a CDS encoding type II toxin-antitoxin system RelE/ParE family toxin: protein MNYKLLISPEAELDIEEAFEWYEEHNPGLGFEFIRAVDSCLASVGRNLSGYPLVHREIRRALIRRFTYGIFYLIEEDKIVIIACFHIKRDPQQWQRRSD, encoded by the coding sequence ATGAACTATAAATTATTGATTAGCCCAGAAGCAGAACTTGATATCGAAGAGGCTTTTGAGTGGTATGAAGAACACAATCCCGGATTGGGTTTTGAATTTATACGTGCAGTTGATAGTTGTCTAGCTTCTGTGGGACGCAATCTTTCAGGTTATCCTTTAGTACATCGAGAAATTCGACGCGCTTTGATTCGTCGATTTACCTACGGAATTTTTTACCTAATTGAAGAAGATAAAATTGTGATTATTGCCTGTTTTCACATTAAACGCGATCCGCAACAATGGCAACGCCGAAGTGATTGA